The DNA sequence GCGATTGGCCGGACGGCAGTATTTCAAGATCAGGAATTGATGACGCGATAACAGACGCTGGCGGTGCCGGAGCGTACCATGCCGATCTGCGAAGCCGCGGCCTTGGAAAGATCCATGACGCGTCCGCGGATGAACGGCCCGCGATCGTTGATGCGAACGATCACGCTCTTGCCGTTGCGCTTGTTGGTCACCTGGACCTTGGTTCCGAATTTCAGGCTGCGGTGGGCGGCCGTCAGGTGAGCGGCATTCATGCGCTCCCCGGAGGCGGTCTTGGAGCTCAGCGCATACCAGGATGCGCCGCCGCAGCCGGCGCCGGCTGCATGGCTATCGGAAACGGAAACGAGACCGATAGCGGTCGTGAACAGCGCTGCAGCGGCAGCCGTCTTGATCTTCGCTGGCGTCAAACTGGCGATCCCCTCGGTCAAATGGTTGTCTAAAAATCTTCTGAGAACCGCTAATTAGGGCGAAAAATGGCAAAAGCGTGCTTCAACCGTTTACGATCTATTAGGATATATTAAAAAAGGACGAAAATTCAAAAACGAAGATTGTTTGAAATAGTTTAAAGAGAGCCCGGAAGTTCTTTGGAATCAGCGGTTGAACGTTGGCGGCCTTCCGCACGCAGGCCCAACTCAGTGGTAAACGAAAAATTTCATTAAAAATTTCGAATTGGACGAAATTTCCGGAATCCGGATGGTCGAAAATTCGATACTAGCGCACAGGTTGTA is a window from the Ensifer adhaerens genome containing:
- a CDS encoding septal ring lytic transglycosylase RlpA family protein — protein: MTPAKIKTAAAAALFTTAIGLVSVSDSHAAGAGCGGASWYALSSKTASGERMNAAHLTAAHRSLKFGTKVQVTNKRNGKSVIVRINDRGPFIRGRVMDLSKAAASQIGMVRSGTASVCYRVINS